The genomic interval ATCGAGTGGGCCGAAACCACCGACTCTCTCAACGACCAGGCTTTTGAGCGCGCGGCCTCCCTCCTCCAGAGAGCGGCCGAAGGCGGTGGCGGTGGCCCTCCCCGCCCCCGAGGAGAACGCTGAACCCCGGCCACTACCAGGCGATCCGGAGGAAATAGTAAAGACATCTTGAATAAAATCGCCAAAACCGGTACGTTTTCCAGGTGTCCGGCCGACTTCCGAGCCTCTCTCTCTGGGGACTTCTCTCCGTCTCTCTCTTGACGGGCTGTTTTCCCATCGTCCCAGAAGGCGGCGGGGTGGCCAATGAAGCACCTCCCGCCACGCCCCTGCCGGCCCGCGACGACTCCTACTCCTACGCGGGGCCGAGCCGTGACCAAGTCGACACCCATCGATTCCCGCCCGTACGCTTCGGTTTCAATGGCTTGGAAGTGCCCGTGGACGAACGAAGCAAAATCGCCTCGGTGGCCGAGTTTGCGGTGCAATATGACTTCCGCGTCCTGGTAGCCGGCTTCACTGACGCTGCCGGCCCCGCAGAATACAATCGCATCCTGGGAGAACGTCGCGCCCTCTCGGTCCGAGAGTGGCTCCTCCACTACGGCGTCCCCGTAGCCCGCATTCAGACCGTATCCTTTGGAGAGGACCTCCCCGCCGTGCCCGGAAATTCTCCTCTCAACCGGCGAGTGGAATTTGGCCTCGTCCCTTGATTTTCAACCCATGGGCGCCCCGTCCCAGAAAAACGCTTGCGCGAAACCACCCCGCCCGTTAGTTCACGCCCCCTTTCCGCTTGAGACCGTTTGATCTATGCATCTGGGAAAACTTCTGACGACCACACACATCGTCCCTTTCATGCAGGCCGAGGAACATTGGCCCGCGATCCAGGAACTGGTCGACCACCTTGACCACCACGGACTCCTCCAGCGCAGTTGCAAAGACCAAGTTCTCTCCGCCCTCCACCAGCGGGAAGAAGTCACCTCCACCGGGATTGGCTCCGGCGTGGCCATCCCGCACGCCTTTTGCCCGGAAATCGACGAAGTCGTAGCGGTCTTTGGTCGCTCCCAGCAGGGAATTGAATTCGGCGCCATCGATAACTCGCCGGTGCGCTACATCATGTTGTTCATCGTTCCCAGCAGCCAATACCACCTCCACCTTCAGACCCTCGCGGCCATCGCGAAAATGTTCAATAACTGCGACATCCGCAAGGCCCTCTCCCGCGCCGAATCCGAGGAGGAAATCCTCGACGTGCTCGCCCAGCGGACCTGC from Verrucomicrobiota bacterium carries:
- a CDS encoding OmpA family protein — its product is MSGRLPSLSLWGLLSVSLLTGCFPIVPEGGGVANEAPPATPLPARDDSYSYAGPSRDQVDTHRFPPVRFGFNGLEVPVDERSKIASVAEFAVQYDFRVLVAGFTDAAGPAEYNRILGERRALSVREWLLHYGVPVARIQTVSFGEDLPAVPGNSPLNRRVEFGLVP
- a CDS encoding PTS sugar transporter subunit IIA, with the translated sequence MHLGKLLTTTHIVPFMQAEEHWPAIQELVDHLDHHGLLQRSCKDQVLSALHQREEVTSTGIGSGVAIPHAFCPEIDEVVAVFGRSQQGIEFGAIDNSPVRYIMLFIVPSSQYHLHLQTLAAIAKMFNNCDIRKALSRAESEEEILDVLAQRTCRVA